The sequence ACGACGATTTCCTCATCCGCAGGTTCCTCATTCGCCCTTGCGGAGAGGTCGATCTTGATGAGGCCGTCTGAGGTGGAGAAATTGATTTCTCCGGGTGCGGCGGTCGGGAGAGCTGTTCCCGCCGTGATGCCCATACCTTCCAGCACGGCCGGGTTGTACTGAATCCAGGATCGGACGCGGGCAATCTTCTTCTGATCCGGATTGATGGCGATCAGATCCATATGGAGGATGTCGTCTTTCTCCATCGCGGGTGTGCGCAGGGTTTCGGGGTCTTCCACGGCGAACGTGGGGCAGGGGGTCGTGCCCTGTGCGCAGTGCGGACGCAGGAAGAGGGATGTCGTAGCCGTTTCCTCTGCGATGAAGCGCCCAGGAATGAGAACGACCGAGAGCAGCACCGGGAGGGCCAGGATTTTGATGATGGTCAGCCGACGGGAGATGGCGGTGTGTTTCATGGGGGAGAATCGGGTACTTACAGCATCGTGCGGAGCAGGCGCAGAGCGTCATCAACCGTGAGCATGCCATCCCCATTGGGATCCATGCGCAGCGCTTCCGTGGTGGCTTGTTCGTATCCCTGCACCACCTCGAGAAGTGAAATGACGTCCTGCACATCCACTCTGCCGTCGCCGGTGAGGTCGCCTGTGCGACTCACGGAACCTGCCTCAATGAGGGCGATGGGCTGCACTTCACCGGCACTCTGAATGCCGATGAGGAACGAAGCCGCAACGCAGATCCCACTGAAGAGGAGTGCCCGCAGGAACTGCCGTGAACGGAAAGAAATGTGCATTTCGTATTATTATAGATCATTTCGGGTTTTCGCTCTACGGACAGAAGTTGACTCCAAGAGAGAATCCATGTCTTGCATATGCCTTTATCCCAGTACAAGACAATAGATACGAAGTCAGTAAAGTATGAGGATTTCGGCTTCGGGAGTACGATTCAATCTCTTTTATGGAGAATGTCTTCCTCTTCACGGGCGAAAACGAATTCACACTCCGCCAGGAGCTTCTGCGCTGGATACGGGAGTTTCGCGAGAAGCACGGGGAGGAGAATCTTTCGCGCCTCTCGGCTGCAGGTCTCGCGCCTTCGGCATTCCTCAACGAAGTCGCGGCGGCACCCTTCATTGCGGAGCGGCGCTTGGTGGTGGTGGATGGTATTCCCTCATTCGCGGCCGAGGAGGGTTCTGCGGGCAAGCGGAAAGGGGCGAAAGGGTCGCTGGGTATGCAGGCGGTGCTGCACGAGGTGCATCCACAGGTCATCGTGCTCTTCGTCGCGCCCAAGCCGGACCGCCGTCTCGCTACGACCAAAGAGCTGCTCGAATGTGCGACCGTACGGACCTTCGCTCCCCTGCAGGGGGATGCGCTCCTGCGCTGGATGCAGGAGGAGTTCCGTCAGCGGGGGACTGCCGCAGGGCCGGAGGTGCAGACACTTCTCCTCTCGCTGGTCGGAGAGGATCAGCAGGTGCTCTCACAGGAGATCGAGAAACTCTCACTCGCAGCGGGCGGTCAACCGCTGACCAGGGCTCACATCGATGCTCTTGTCCTGCCTTCCGCCGAGCAGACGATCTGGCATCTGCTAGATCTCTTGGGCGAGGGGCATCCGGGTGAGGCGGTCGCGTACTGTCGGCAGCTCATGCGTCGGGGTGAGAGTGCACAGGGAATCTGGGCGATCTTTCTCTGGATTGTCACGAGCTTCGCCGCGGTGACGGCTGCGGTGCAGGAGGGCACCACGAGTATTCAGGGCATCATGGAGGCGACGGGGGTGAAGTTCGGCGCGGCACGATCACTCCTCCCCCTTGCCCGCACGTGCCGGCGCGAGGCGCTCTGCGATCTCCTCAACCGCGTCACCGAGGCGGATATCCGCCTGAAGACCGGAGTCTTCAAATCTGGGGGGGACTCTGAAGAGGAGCTGGCCGCACTCCTCGACCGTTGCCTGCTCAGCTTTCCCACGCGGTGAAGCACTCACTAGATCTTTCCCTCAATGCGCCCGAGCAGGCTCTGCGTCTGCTCATCTTCTTCCTGCTTGGCTGCCTGTTCCGTCTGTGAGCGCTGCGTGCGGCGGCGGCGGCGCTCCTCGTCCACCTGTTCGAGCAGCTGGGTTTCGCCGATGCGCTCGATCTCTTTGGCGTACTTGCGGTCGATGGCGGCGAGCTGCTGCTTCTCGTTCGACAGAATGTCTTTGAGATTCTGGATCTGCTCGGGTGTCATGACCGGCAGGATGTTCACCCAGTACTGCCGCTCCTCATCATTCATGCTCTCGGACTGAAGAATCAGCCCGATCAACTCAGGAAACTTCTTCTTCAGATCATCCGGGATCTGGATGCCGGTGGATGTTTTTGAATCGGCCACGTGACCAGAGTACGCGGAATCTCGGATCATTTGCAATTTCATGATTGGCGATTTGCGATTTTGCATATCAAATCACTTTCACCTAATCGCAAATCTTCAAATCTTCAAATCGCAAATCTTCTCAGGCGACCTTCAGGATCTCGTACTTGAAGGTTCCTCCCGGAGCGATCACTTCCACATGGTCCCCGCGCTTCTTGCCCAGGAAGGCCTTGCCGATCGGCGATTCATTGCTCACTTTATTATCGATGGGATCGGCTTCGGTGGCGCCCACGATCGTGTAGCTCTCGGGTTCGTCCCGGCTCGTCTTGTTGCGGACGGTGACGGTGGAACCGATTTCCACGGCCCTGTGATCGGTCTTCTCTGAGATGATCTTGGCGTTCTTGATTTTGCGTTCGAGTTCGAGGACGCGTCCTTCCACAAAAGCCTGCTCGTTCTTCGCCTCTTCGTACTCGGAGTTCTCAGAGAGATCTCCGTACGAGATGGCTTCCTTCAGGCGCTGGGCGACTTCCTGACGGCGCACGGTCTTCAGGTGATCCAGTTCCTCCTGGAGTTTTTTGAGTCCCTCACGCGTGACGAGCGTCTGCTCATCGTCCCCCATGGGGGCACCTGCGCCGGAACTGTCGGTCTGGAGCGCTTCTTCGGGGAGGGAGAAATCATCCATATCTGGCATGGCAAACAGTGGGGAGGAGTGAGCGCTATGCTAGGTGCAGAGAGGGCACCGTGCAAGGAATTCCCTATTTTCTCAACGCTCCTGCAGGAGCTCCGGCCACTTCATGAGCGGCAGATTTTCGGGTGTCTCACGGAAGAGTGCCTCTTCTACGCGCTTCGCCAGCTGCACATTGGTGATGAGGGGGATGCCGTGGTCGGTGGCCAGCCGCCGGATGAAGTAGCCATCGGTCTGCTCGACGGAGCTTGAGTGCGTGGGCACATTGATCACCAGATCCACGCGCTTCTGCTCCAGATACTCGCGGATATTGGGGCTGCGCGGTTCCGAGATCTTGTGCAGGAGCACCGAGGGGATGCCGCGGGATTCCAGAAATTCATGCGTCCGTTGCGTGGCGAAGAAACCATACCCCCGCTCCGCGAGGCGTTTGATAGCAGGGAACATATCCAGCTTGTCCTCGATGTGCCCGATGGTGACGAGGATATTTTTCTTGGGCAGCTTGAATCCGACGGCGACGAGGGCGAGCAGCAGCGCCTGTTCGGCGTTCTCTCCGAAACAGGCGACTTCTCCGGTACTGGCCATCTCCACTCCCAGGCGCGGATCGGCGCCGCGCAGCCGGCTGAAGCTGAACTGTGCGGCCTTCACGCCCACGTGATCCAGGTCGATGGTCTGGTAGCGCACATCCGCCGGGGCCTTCCTCAGCAGGGCCTGCGTGGCGAGGGTGATGAAATTGACACCGGTCACCTTGCTCGCGAAGGGGAAGCTGCGGCTGGCGCGCAGGTTGCACTCGATCACCTTGAGACGGTTCTCTTTGGCGAGCAGCTGCAGGTTGAAGGGGCCCGAAATGTGAAGCCCCTGTGCAATGCCTTTGGCGATCTGCTTCACGCGGCGGAGGGTCTCTAAGTTCACGCGCTGCGGCGGAAGGACGAGTGTTGCGTCGCCGGAGTGCACGCCGGCGTTCTCGACGTGTTCCGAAATGGCATAGAGGAGCAGCTGGCCATCCTGGGCAACGCCGTCGAAGTCGATTTCCTTGGCACCCACTTCGAATTTGGAGATGACGATGGGCGCTTCTTTGTTCACGAACGCCGACTGCTGTACATAGTCCTCCAGATCGTCGCGCGAGTGCACCACGGCCATCGATGCGCCCGACAATACGTAGCTCGGACGGACGATCACGGGGTACCCAACGGTCTCTGCGAAACTCGATGCGCCTGAAACCTCTGAGAATTCCTTCCACTCCGGCTGGTCGATCTTCAATTCATCCAGGAGCGAGCTGAATTTGTGTCGGTCTTCTGCACGGTCGATATCCTTGGGCGCGGTGCCGAGAATCTGCAGCCCGACGGCCGCCAGCTTGGGGGCGAGGGAGTTCGGAATCTGACCACCCATCGAGACGACGATGCCCGTGGGGTGCGTGAGATCGGCGATATCGCGCACGCGTTCCTCGGTGAGCTCTTCAAAGAAGAGCGCGTCGCACTCGTCGTAGTCCGTGCTCACGGTCTCGGGGTTGCTGTTGATCATGAATACATCGAAGTTCTGGCGCTGCAATTCGTGCGCCGCCTGCACGCAGCACCAGTCGAACTCCACTGAGGAACCGATGGAGTACGGACCGCCGCCCAGCACGATGGCCCGGGGCTGGTCTGTATCGAATGTCACGTCATGCTCGCTTCCGTGGTAGGTGAGGTAGAGGTAATTGGTTTGTGCGGGGAATTCGCCGGCGAGCGTGTCGATCTGCTTCACCACCGGGGTGATGCCGTGGGCAAGGCGCAGGGCGCGGATCTCATTGTGCTTCTGGTCCGAGAGCTGCGCGATGGCCTTGTCCGAGAAACCCGAGCGCTTGGCGCGGCGGAGAAGATCGGGAGTGAGGGGCGTCTGCGCGCGGGTCTGACGCAACTCCGCTGCGATCAGCGTGCAGGACCGGATGCGTTCCAAAAACCAGCGGTCGATGCCGGTGGCAATCGAGGCTTCCTCCGTCGTCCATTCACCGGCGAGCGCGGCAGCGAGGGCGAAGAGCCGTCGCGGCGTCGGACGCTTGATCTCCTTGCCGACGTCTCCGAATTTCATCGAACACGGAGCGAGACCCTCTTCGCCGATGTTGAGCATGCGGATCGCTTTCTGCAGGGCCTCCTCGAAGGTGCGTCCCAGTGCCATCACCTCTCCCACAGATTTCATCTCACTCGTCACGGCGTCGCTCACGTGCCGGAATTTCTGCAGGTCCCACCGCGGCATCTTCACGGCCACGTAATCCAGTGCCGGCTCGAAATCCGCGCACGTCACCTGGGTGATGGCGTTCTTCAGATCGGGCAGGGTGAAGCCGAGGGCGAGCTTGGCGGCAATGAAGGCGAGCGGGTACCCCGTTGCCTTCGAGGCGAGTGCGGAACTGCGGCTCAGGCGCGCATTCACTTCGATCACGCGGTACCGTCGCGACTTGGGATCGAGCGCGTACTGGATGTTGCACTCTCCCACGATCTTCAGGTGCCGGATCACCTTGAGGGCGATCGATCGCAGCATCTGGTAGTCGAAGTTATCCAGGGTCTGGCTCGGCGCGATGACGATGGATTCTCCGGTGTGGATGCCGAGGGGATCCACGTTCTCCATGTTGCAGACCGTGATGCAGTTGTCCGAAACGTCGCGCACCACTTCATACTCGATTTCCTTCCAGCCCGTGAGATCCTCCTCCACCAGAATCTGGGGCGATTCCACGAAGGCGACTTTGCCGATCTGCCTGAGCTCCTGCTCGTTCATTGCGCGTCCGCTCCCTTTGCCTCCCAGCGCGAAGGCGCCGCGCACGATGACCGGGTAGCCGATGTTTTTCGCCGCATCGACGGCGGCTTCGATCGATTCCACGGCGAAGGACCGGGGAACGGCCACATCGATTGACGCGAGCTCGGCGTTAAAGAGCGCGCGATCCTCCGTCTTGCGGATGCTCTCGACGGACGTGCCGAGCACCTCCACATCAAATTTTTTGAGCACGCCGGTATCTGCCAGAGCCAGGCCGCAGTTGAGTGCCGTCTGTCCGCCGAAACTGAGCGCGATGGCCTGCGGGCGTTCCTGCGCGATGATGCGCTCGACGAATGCCGGTGTGACGGGTACGAAGTACACGTGGTCCGCCAGACCCCAGCTCGTCTGGTTCGTGGCGATGTTCGGATTCACGAGCACGATGCGCGCGCCTTCCTCCTTGAATGCCTTGATCGCCTGGCTGCCGGAATAGTCGAATTCGCCGGCCTCGCCGATCTTCAGTGCTCCGGAACCGAGCAACAGAATCGTTTTGCCGTGCAGATCCTTCAGATCGCTGTTCGCGGCATCGGGAAACTGTCTCCCCGTGCCCTTTTGCGGGCCTCGGGGGCCGGCGCCTCGTACAGCGTTCATGATCGGCGGGAGGCTACGCGAGCAGCGGCACGAAGGCAAGCACTTCGCGCACCACTCTCTGCTATGCGGCGTGGGTCATCGGTGCTGTCAATTGTCAGCGCATCTGCAAGGCTGTTCACTACCCTGTCGTATGCGTCTTCAGCCCGCGTTAGCCGTCTTCAGCTTCATGATTCCGGCTTTCGCTGTGGCGGGCCCTCTGGATGACGCCGTGCGTGATGCGGCAATTTTTGAGCAGGTGCAGGAGCAGATGTCTCTGGAGCAGAGCGCGCAGGATGCCGATGCCCTGCGTGAGGCAGGTGACGAACTTTTTCCGGGCACGGGGCAGGGGAGCGGGAGCAGCCGTCCGGTGACCCTGGAGGAGGATCCGGTTTTCCTCACGGCGCGGGTGGACGGCGTTCCGGTGATCTTTCGGGATGTGCCCAAAGATGCGTGGTTCGCGCCCTACGTGAGAGATGTGGTGGGCAAGGGGATTGTGTCGGGCTACCGCGAAAGCGACGGCACGCTGAAGGGGCTCTTCGGTCCGGATGACCCGCTCACGATTGCAGAGCTCGCAAAAATTGCAGTGCAGGTTGCTCTGGTGGATCTCTCTTCCTGCGGATCGGGGCTCAAGAATGCGACCGCTGCCGGTATGTGGGCCGAGCCGTACGTGCGCTGCGCGGAGCGGCGGGGGTGGGCGGTGTATGCCGACGGATCAGGTGATGTGCAGCGTCTCGCCAGCCGCGCGCAGGTAGTGGCGACTCTGCTGCAAGCCCTCGGAGTCAAGATCGAGCCGCGGACGGGGGGTGTCTTCCGGGATGTCGACAGTTCGGTGGAGTTCGCTGCGGCGGTGGAGATGGCTGCCCGTGCGGGCGTGGTCTCGGGCGATGCCGACGCGCAGGGCAATCCCACCGGCTTGTTCCGGCCGGTTGATCCCGTCAATCGTGCGGAGGTGGCCAAGATCGTTGCGCAGGCCGTGCAGATCTACGAGTACTGAACGGGTACTAGTGCTGGTGATGCGATTTCAGAAAGTGCACAACATGCCCCTCGAGCTTGCGCAGATTTCCCCACTGCACGATCACCGCGCCGAGGATGATGAGTGCCGCGCCGGCACTCTGGTACCACAGGATGGATTCCCCCAGGTACCAATGTGCGAACAGGAGGCCCGTTCCCACCGTGACTGTTCCCATGAACGATACCGTGGGGAGCGGAAGGTGTTCGAGGGATTCGTAGTAGCTGAAGATGAGCAGGAAGCGCGAGATCAATCCGTAGCCGAGCAGCACGCCCAAAAACTCCCAGGGGAATGCCTGCAACTCGGTCACGAATGGATGCGAGATGAACGGCGAGAGCAGGAAGAAGAATGCAATCGCGCAGCAGGAACGCACGACGATGATCACCTGAGGTTCTAAGTGCCGCAGGTACTTGCGAATGAGCACGCCCCCGAGTCCGTAGAGGGCACCGGCGAGCACGATGAGCAGGTCGCCGTTGGCAATGCTCAGTCGTTCCGTGAACCCGTGCAGGGCGACAACGAGCAGCCCGAAGAAGATGACCGAGCCCCCGAACCACTGCGTGCGCTTGGGAGCCTGGTGCATGAGCAGGATGCCGAAGAGGATGAGGAACAGCGTCTCCGCGTTCCCGAACAGCTGTGAGTTGATGGCGAACGTGCGCGTGAGCCCTGTGAACCAGAAGGCGGGAGCCAGCACGCCGTTGAGCACACCTGCCGTGAACAGCGGCAACACGATTTCCCTCCGCACGCGTCGCAGGTGTTTGAAAATGGGAAAAAATCCGAACGAGATGACCGCGAAGAGCAGGAGCATCACTTCGCTCAGAAAGAGCATCGAGAGCGGCGAGAAATAGGTGGTGAGCTGCTTGCCGAACGAAGCCGTGGTGGATCCGGCCAGGATCATCACCGTAAGCGCGATCCAGCCGATGGTGGAGGAGCAGAGGTGCCTGCGAACGTGGACTTCAGGCTGCCGGAGGATTCCGGTGAGGGTGTGCATGTGCGTGGGATTGTGGCTCACTTTCTTTCAAACAATGAATGAGCAATGATGCATTTCCTCATCTGCAATTGGCGGGGCATCCGCCCGGCGTCCCGTTTGCCGGCCCTGTATCGCAGCGTTCCCACGACTCCCGGATGCCATTGCCGCACGCGCGGAATGTCAAAGTAGGCCGAGGAACAAGGCCGGCATTGATATCATCGAATCCATTTTGATTGCGAGGCACGATATCCATTCTGAATGTCTCGATGCTCGAGCGTTTCTGCGGGGGAACTGTGAGCACGAGGGACCCGATTGATGACTCATCCGCTGCGTTCCACGGCAGTTCGCAGGAGAATTCATTCATCATGACTTGATAGGCCGTGTCTTGATTGCACTGCATGGTATCCCCCACCTCAAGGCCATACTCTTTCGACGGAAGTGAGATCTTGATATTCACTTTCTGAGGCACAAATGCGCTGAGTGACGTTTTGTAGACGAATACATCCATGGCGACCGTCGTCAATTGTTCTCCGCGCAGGACTCTCTGGACGTCCGGTCCGCGAATGCCCATAGCCAGTTGTAATTCCGTATTGCACATCAATCCGCACCCATCGCGACCCGTCCGGTTCCCGTCGTCGCAGGATTCACCGAGATGCGCATCGACCCTACTGTTGCCGCATGCGTAGAACGTTATACCTGCGCGATTAGAATTGATTTCATTTGTAAATCCTTCCTGGGTATAGGGAATTTCAACCAACACTGTCTCCGTCGGGCTTTCCCGCTCCGACGGAACCGTGAGGGTGAGAGGAGCCGACAGCGACCCGCCCGGGGTGACCGATGGCAGAATGCACGAGAATTCCTGCGCCGAAACCTGATCGCACCGCAACGGATCCTCCACCCTGAGCGTGTACCGGCTCGACGGAAGCGTGATCTTGATGCGCACGCTTGGAGCGACGTATGTTCCCGCATTCATGACGACCAGGTTCATAGAAACATCCGTCAGGTTTTCCCCCCGCCTGACGCGTTCGACGTCCTCTCCCGTAAACCGTGGCTGCAATCGAGTAATGATCCTGCAGATGTAGCACCCGTCACCAGCCGTCAGATTTCCATCATCGCAGCTTTCTCTCCCCTCCACGATGCCATTGCCGCACACGGCTGCGCGGCAGATATTCAGACAGCCATCCGTATCGATGGCATTCCCGTCGTCGCATTCCTCTCCGGTTTCCATGACGCCGTTGCCGCAGATGGGTCGGACAGAAGAAGCCGAACTCGCGGCGCTCGAGACGGACGAAGACGACATGATAGTTTCTGAGGATGACTGTGCCTCAGATGAGGACGCTGAGGAGACAGAAGAAGATGATCGAACGGAAGACAGGGAACTCATTGAAGACGAGGACGCGCTGGAGAGAGAGGAGGATGAGCTTGCTGGCGAGCATGTTCTAAAGACAGTGATGAACTGACTGTTGTTCTGGATGTTCTTGTCCTGAGACGCGATCACAGTGGTGTACAACTTCTGCGCCTTCTGGCAGGGGGCGCTCGATGTCAGTGTGACGGTGAATGTCAGTACCCGGCGGGCGCCTTTTTCGAGATTGCCGAGTGGGCACACCCAATGGCGGGTACCGCTGGTCCTGCACTCTGCAGGGGGTGTGACGATGGTGAATGTGGAGAGCGATGTCAGAACCAGTGTGACGCTGCGCGCGGCAGTCGTTCCGTTGTTGCTCACCTGGATGTTCGAGGTGAATGCATTGAGCGCCGCGTTATAGCGGGTCAGTGCAAAGACAGACACGTCCGTCGCGCTGCTCACCTGTGCGGTGAAGCGCACCGTTCCGAGTTGGACATGCGCGAAAGCAGCTACAGCGAGGAACAACGCAAGGAGAAATGTTCTGCGTGAGTGGCTTTTCATCGTGATGAGGAGAATGTGTGTAATACGTGTATTATACAATAATTTTAATAATCTCGCCATATAGGAAAAGTGCCAATGACAGTGATTTCCGACGCTCTCCTCGTTATGCGGTTAGAGATGGCTTGCCAGCCGTAGCTCCGCGAAGCGGAGCGAGTCGAATGGTGCCGCCGGCTGGAATCGAACCAGCATGCCCTGTAACGGGCAGGGGATTTTAAGTCCCCCGTGTCTACCATTTCACCACAGCGGCAAAGAGCGAAATCTGCGAGAGAGTATAGCCGAAATTCACTGTGACTATCCGGGGTTTACATCCCGCACGCTTTGGCCGTTATATGGGCAGCATCTCCATCTTGTACTTCGGCTGCTCGCGCACAGGCTGCTCGCCCACTGAGAGCACGTCGCCCGTTTCGGGATCCACCTCCTCTGCAGTGATGATGAGGCGGCGTAAGGTCGTTCCGACCGGTGTGCAGGTCATGAGTGTCGAGAGGCGGCGGTTCGCCGGTTGATCCAGAACATCCACGTTCGACGGCTTCACTTCGAAGACGGAGCGCACGATGTAGCGATGCTTGTCACCGCCGTAGTACACCCAGTACTCATCGTCCACGTTCAGCGTGTGCAGACGGGCGAAGACCGTCTTGTAGTTGCCCGTTGCCCATGGATAGTACGAGCTGTGCCCCGTGACGAAGAAGTTGCCTGCCTGTCCGGGCTTGGCGGTTCCCGGATAGTGCACCACCCCCTGCTCCAAGGATGCCTGAATATCCGTTTCCACTTGGGACCAGTCTTCCCGTAGCAGTGCTTCATACGAGGGGATCACAATCG is a genomic window of Candidatus Peribacter riflensis containing:
- a CDS encoding carbamoyl-phosphate synthase,large subunit, whose translation is MNAVRGAGPRGPQKGTGRQFPDAANSDLKDLHGKTILLLGSGALKIGEAGEFDYSGSQAIKAFKEEGARIVLVNPNIATNQTSWGLADHVYFVPVTPAFVERIIAQERPQAIALSFGGQTALNCGLALADTGVLKKFDVEVLGTSVESIRKTEDRALFNAELASIDVAVPRSFAVESIEAAVDAAKNIGYPVIVRGAFALGGKGSGRAMNEQELRQIGKVAFVESPQILVEEDLTGWKEIEYEVVRDVSDNCITVCNMENVDPLGIHTGESIVIAPSQTLDNFDYQMLRSIALKVIRHLKIVGECNIQYALDPKSRRYRVIEVNARLSRSSALASKATGYPLAFIAAKLALGFTLPDLKNAITQVTCADFEPALDYVAVKMPRWDLQKFRHVSDAVTSEMKSVGEVMALGRTFEEALQKAIRMLNIGEEGLAPCSMKFGDVGKEIKRPTPRRLFALAAALAGEWTTEEASIATGIDRWFLERIRSCTLIAAELRQTRAQTPLTPDLLRRAKRSGFSDKAIAQLSDQKHNEIRALRLAHGITPVVKQIDTLAGEFPAQTNYLYLTYHGSEHDVTFDTDQPRAIVLGGGPYSIGSSVEFDWCCVQAAHELQRQNFDVFMINSNPETVSTDYDECDALFFEELTEERVRDIADLTHPTGIVVSMGGQIPNSLAPKLAAVGLQILGTAPKDIDRAEDRHKFSSLLDELKIDQPEWKEFSEVSGASSFAETVGYPVIVRPSYVLSGASMAVVHSRDDLEDYVQQSAFVNKEAPIVISKFEVGAKEIDFDGVAQDGQLLLYAISEHVENAGVHSGDATLVLPPQRVNLETLRRVKQIAKGIAQGLHISGPFNLQLLAKENRLKVIECNLRASRSFPFASKVTGVNFITLATQALLRKAPADVRYQTIDLDHVGVKAAQFSFSRLRGADPRLGVEMASTGEVACFGENAEQALLLALVAVGFKLPKKNILVTIGHIEDKLDMFPAIKRLAERGYGFFATQRTHEFLESRGIPSVLLHKISEPRSPNIREYLEQKRVDLVINVPTHSSSVEQTDGYFIRRLATDHGIPLITNVQLAKRVEEALFRETPENLPLMKWPELLQER
- a CDS encoding transcription elongation factor GreA; protein product: MPDMDDFSLPEEALQTDSSGAGAPMGDDEQTLVTREGLKKLQEELDHLKTVRRQEVAQRLKEAISYGDLSENSEYEEAKNEQAFVEGRVLELERKIKNAKIISEKTDHRAVEIGSTVTVRNKTSRDEPESYTIVGATEADPIDNKVSNESPIGKAFLGKKRGDHVEVIAPGGTFKYEILKVA
- a CDS encoding S-layer protein, yielding MRLQPALAVFSFMIPAFAVAGPLDDAVRDAAIFEQVQEQMSLEQSAQDADALREAGDELFPGTGQGSGSSRPVTLEEDPVFLTARVDGVPVIFRDVPKDAWFAPYVRDVVGKGIVSGYRESDGTLKGLFGPDDPLTIAELAKIAVQVALVDLSSCGSGLKNATAAGMWAEPYVRCAERRGWAVYADGSGDVQRLASRAQVVATLLQALGVKIEPRTGGVFRDVDSSVEFAAAVEMAARAGVVSGDADAQGNPTGLFRPVDPVNRAEVAKIVAQAVQIYEY
- a CDS encoding DNA polymerase III subunit delta, whose product is MENVFLFTGENEFTLRQELLRWIREFREKHGEENLSRLSAAGLAPSAFLNEVAAAPFIAERRLVVVDGIPSFAAEEGSAGKRKGAKGSLGMQAVLHEVHPQVIVLFVAPKPDRRLATTKELLECATVRTFAPLQGDALLRWMQEEFRQRGTAAGPEVQTLLLSLVGEDQQVLSQEIEKLSLAAGGQPLTRAHIDALVLPSAEQTIWHLLDLLGEGHPGEAVAYCRQLMRRGESAQGIWAIFLWIVTSFAAVTAAVQEGTTSIQGIMEATGVKFGAARSLLPLARTCRREALCDLLNRVTEADIRLKTGVFKSGGDSEEELAALLDRCLLSFPTR